A region of the Littorina saxatilis isolate snail1 linkage group LG12, US_GU_Lsax_2.0, whole genome shotgun sequence genome:
TCgaagagacacaaagacactcaTCCAAGCAGAGAAATACAAAAGCCTACCAAAGCACCCAATGAACAGCAGAATGGAAAAACCTATCAGGAACAGGCTGAAACGCTCAAGCTTTGTGCACCAAAGCAGAAGCCTCAAGCGACAGTACCTACCCCACCTGTCGGAAAGCACTCTGCCGCTCGATGCCACAGGAACATGCCCAACACCTTGGGAATCCAACCAGAGGGTCCTCGAGATCAACACAACTGTGAAAGGCGTGACATCACGGGACATGAGTGACACCAGTAAGAAGGCGCTTACCCCTGGCCATGTTTGCAGACCACTACCCTGAAGAAGCGTGGATCCACGCCTACACTGATGGGTCAGCCACTGATGCCTTGAGAGATGAAGGAGCCGGCGTTCTAGTTCGGTACCCAGAGGGAGAGGCACAAACAGCGAGCATTCCCACAGGTTTGCACTGCACCAACTATAGTGCAGAAGTACAGGCCTTGAAAACAGCAGCCACAATAGTTGACGGATCAGACCATGAATGTCCTCAGGTCGTCTCTCTGACAGACGCAATGTCAGCACTCCAAGCTCTGTCTGTCAACAAAGAAACTGAGCTCAACAACGCCCTCCAACAGGTTGCTCAGAACCGAAGGGTCGTGCTTCAGTGGGTGCCAGCTCATTGTGA
Encoded here:
- the LOC138983061 gene encoding uncharacterized protein, which gives rise to MRSTPIKTIESLTGVQPLITRRDTKTLIQAEKYKSLPKHPMNSRMEKPIRNRLKRSSFVHQSRSLKRQYLPHLSESTLPLDATGTCPTPWESNQRVLEINTTVKGVTSRDMSDTNHYPEEAWIHAYTDGSATDALRDEGAGVLVRYPEGEAQTASIPTGLHCTNYSAEVQALKTAATIVDGSDHECPQVVSLTDAMSALQALSVNKETELNNALQQVAQNRRVVLQWVPAHCDIAGSEAADKLAKEGASKEQFTSQLQYKGKKTIIKNKRKTRAEKDDYHLLQHLCQGE